The Dendropsophus ebraccatus isolate aDenEbr1 chromosome 6, aDenEbr1.pat, whole genome shotgun sequence nucleotide sequence CTTTTAAATTGATCCTTCACATCATACTGGTTCATATGAACTGCGGAATCAACCTAAATTCTCTTTTCTGCCCAAAAATTTTTGACATGATCTAAAGGCCCTAAACATATCTAATCATTACATGATGGTTCAGTTGTTGAATTATGAATAAATGCTGACAGCTGATGAGTACAAAGGCTCCATGTCAGTGCAGCCCTGCCCACATGATTATCAAGAGTGCTTCACAGTGGGGTCGGAGCTCTGTGACATTGGCAGTGGCAGGAAAGCAAGGAAggtaagtattgtttttttttaatttatagcaCCTGCCTGAGCACAAATGGAAAACAACATACTCCGCAGGACCCCCAATTTATTCCTGTACAAAATATGGTAAAATATGCTGTATTACACAAGTGTACTCTTGTCCACATGCTCAAGTTCCCTAGTGGGACCAAAACAATCTAATAAAGACTAGAATTTCCAAATGTATACCAATTGATGGCATCTATCCTACATAGACTCCCATTGTAAAAACatatatagcaggggtactcaacaacttttagtgaaggtccacttaccggagTCTATTgttaggtgaaggtccgagctgaacatcagtaggaaacgtgttttaataacttttcacaaacgttgtagAACTATTTACAAACAGAGTTGATGCTTCTTAGTGGgagaactggcattttttctctctcaccagtcctttgaaattaggtacaaagggggtgactgccattCGAACAGATTGATGCAAATGCTCATCTGTGATCTGAGTGCGGTACTTGTTCTTCACCAGATTCATTGTGGAGAATGCAGATTTGCATGTATATGTAGAACCAAACATAGTAAGAACACTGACTGCAATTTTTTGTAGCAGGGGGTATTTAGCTGGGATAACAAGTTTtgtccagaatgtaattgagTCACAGTCATTAAACTGAGCTTTCAGAGCTGCATCTTCTTGCAGATCAATTATTTCAATCTGTAGAGTAGCTGAACTTGCCCATGTAAAAGAATCATGGGCCTCAGCAGCAAACTGGCCAACATTTTTAACCAGATAAGGATTTTTAATGCACAGCAATATTTCCTGTCCAATTGTGAAATCTTGGAATCTACTTTGAAAATTGTCAATAAGATTCTGCATAAAGCCCCCATGGTTACAGAAAACACTTTCTTTGGTGTTTGCTTCTTGGATATGTTCCTTAAGCTTTGGAAAATGAAGCAAGGTCTCTTGCATATCACAATAGAAAAGCTGTAATTTCCTCTGAAAAGCCCTCACTGCTTCCATCAGGTCGAATATAGTTTGATTTTTGCCCTGCAGTTTTACATTTAAATCATTTAAATGGCCCGTAATATCAGCTAGAAAAGCAACAATTTCCATGCTGTCTTTGTTACGGAGAAATGTCAAATATTCTTTTGCTTTTTCAGTCTTCTGTTCAGCTAAAAATGTCTCCAGCTCATTCCGAATGCTCCAGAAGCGTTCTAAGACTTTTCCCTTACTAAGCCATCGGACATTGTTGTGGACAAGTAGATCACTAAATGCAGCATTGACCTCAGAGAGAAAATCTTTAAGCAGACGATGCTGAAGTGCTGAAGGAGCCCGGAGAAAATTAATCAACTTCATAACATTTTCCAtaatatttgcatatttttccccCAAATTGGCACACAAGATAGactggtgtataatacagtgataggAGATCAAGCTAGGATTGAGTACTTTGAGGCGGGCCACCAGCCCTTTCTCTTTTCCTATCATAGCAGGAGCTCCATCGGTTGCAACTG carries:
- the LOC138795215 gene encoding zinc finger BED domain-containing protein 5-like, with the translated sequence MASALKKRKVDSENRDFKSEWTDKYCFILTNAAQPKPLCLICNETVALIKSSNVKRHYETKHRSFEQNYPLNSEIRAKKISSLTASYEASTKRLVSSLSQQEKTTEASLRVAWILGKHKKPFSDAEVVKECMVEVVGTMFEGKQREEFQGKIKQIPLSDSTAARQTEIISEDLLSQLQLKVKMADCISLAVDESCDATDNAQLMVFVRFYDKTQNVFCEDLLGMTALHTHTRGEDIFEAITKILKDRGINLDSVISVATDGAPAMIGKEKGLVARLKVLNPSLISYHCIIHQSILCANLGEKYANIMENVMKLINFLRAPSALQHRLLKDFLSEVNAAFSDLLVHNNVRWLSKGKVLERFWSIRNELETFLAEQKTEKAKEYLTFLRNKDSMEIVAFLADITGHLNDLNVKLQGKNQTIFDLMEAVRAFQRKLQLFYCDMQETLLHFPKLKEHIQEANTKESVFCNHGGFMQNLIDNFQSRFQDFTIGQEILLCIKNPYLVKNVGQFAAEAHDSFTWASSATLQIEIIDLQEDAALKAQFNDCDSITFWTKLVIPAKYPLLQKIAVSVLTMFGSTYTCKSAFSTMNLVKNKYRTQITDEHLHQSVRMAVTPFVPNFKGLVREKKCQFSH